TACCTGCCTTGGATGTACTGTCCTGTGTCTTCTCGGCAATCTCTTTGGCCTTTTCGACGGCCTGTTGATTTGCCGGTTCATGATTTGCGATTGCTTCCTTAACCTTACCCGGGATAGCCTTGATTGATGACCACATGTCCCCGAACATCCCTTCCATTACGGCATCCTTGTAAATGGCCTGATACCCTTCAATCAGGGCGGTGCGCATTGTATCCGATACTGCGGTTGACTCGATAAATGCCTTGAACTCGTCATATTCGGTGGCGTTCATAGTAAAACTCCGGTAATACTTACCCAAGTTTATACGTGATCAAGTCCATTTTATGTTCATCCATTCGTTTACGTGCTTCAGCAAACTCGGTATGCATTTTCATTTCATAGTCTGACATGTAGCTGTATATGTGGTCTATAGCAGCCGTCTTGTATTCTTCAGTATAGTAAACCGTAGATTTATCCTTGTAGATTCCGTATGCATCAATGTCATGCTCGGCTTCTGGAGGTATGCTGTCCACTATGGTTTTCCTGATACCGTTGATGATGTTCCATGATAGCATGTACACGGCCAGTGCAGACGGTTTAGCCCCGCCAATTTGCACCGTATAGTCGTTCCCCGCCATATCCTGAAAGATGACGCATTTTCCTGTGTTTGATGTAGTCACGGTCTTGACTATCATTGAGTCGGGTGTCTTTTCCGTATGTTGGCCGGATGTTGCGTCCGGATGATAAATCATCTTGTGGTGCGTAGCGCATAAAGGTATCGTGACGTTCCGACTATGCTGGACACGCAATTCACGGGGGTGGATATGATGATATTCGATCAGTGATCGATTCGTTGTGGTGTATGTGCATCCCGGGAAGCAGCACTTGTATTCCATTGGCCATTCTCATTAAGTTCTATTGCCAAGTATAGGATAATTTCATATATTTTGCAAATATTCAACTGGCGGTTTAAAATGCAAGTGAAGTATGGAACGTTGACATTGGATAGGGATGACGTCGCTAGGATTATGTCTGATGCGGCGCAATGCATGCTTACCGGCGACTTAAATGATACCCTGTCGTATGAAGTGAAGGTTGACCGTGATGATTACGATCCACTCGGGAAGGCGAATGTCAATTTCAGTATCGGCGCCGGTGACACCACTGACGACCGGTTCAAAGGTTGGCGTAAACAGCGTCTTGAACGAGGGTTCGACGATACTGAATTGTGGAATCTGGACAACACCATCATGAATTTCATTCTGCCCCGGTTAAAGGCGTTTGCTGCGAATGTCCATAGCTATCCCGGGCGTTGCGAGTCTACTAAACAGTGGAAGGAAATGCTTGCCGAAATGATCTGGGCTATTGAATGGCTTAATTATGCGGTAGAACGACACGCCGATTGGAAAACTGATGCCGAGGGGCATTTCCTGAAGGATGATAATGGCAATTTGATTCCGACCGATGATCATACCCGTGCTATGAACGGTTGGAAGCTGTTTTCCGAATATGTTTTTGACTTATGGGACTAACACCCTTTGTAAAATAGGAGAAAAAATGAATAATACTAATGTTGGTGTGGCTAAGAATCATTTATTTGTTTTCGAAGGTATTGACAACTCAGGCAAGACCACATTGTCGAAGCGTCTAGCTGACAATTATTTTAATGTCGGGGCTGTGTGGAGTAAGGAGCCGGTATTTTCGACGGAAATGGCCGACAAGCTGAATTCTCCCGATAGCCATCTGAGTGATGCCGAACGTGAGGTGATCTTTTTGGAGGGCCGCATAAAGCAACAGGAACTCTATAATTCCAAGACCTGCTTCCTCGACCGTTATCTGTGGACTGGCGCAGCTTATGCCAAGGCATTTTCACCGTCCATATATGATTTCTGTGAAGCTTTATACAAGAGCAAAATGATATTCAAGCGTCCGGCGATGACGTTCTTCATCGACACCCCAGTTGAGATCTGTGTCGAACGTGAACAGATGAGGCCAAATCCTGATCCAAACGTAAACATTGAACGACTTTCTTTGGTTAGACAGTCTTATATGGATACAATGCATGTGGTTGACGATAGTCCGATCCTGTTCCTTGATGGCAAACAGACTCCTGACCAGCTGTATGAAATCGCTTGCAAGACTATCAACGATATTTTGGGCCGTTAATGTCTTGACAATGGATTCCGGAAATGCTATATTTTTCTGCGGAGTAAAAAATGCCTAAGAAAAATAAAACAGACGAAAAGAAATGTGTTGGATGCGGAGGCCCGGTCACGCCGAACGCAGTGCTTTTGCAAACCGGCGATTTTATTTGTGAACGGTGTGTTGAATACATGTATAAGATTGTTGCCATGCATAAGAACCCATATGCTGCGCATCCGTCCTATGGAATGGGTTCTCCCGTGCCTCCCAAGTCCAAGAAACCGGAAACTAAGGCGTCTGAATTGCCGCACCCGGAAGAAATCAAGGAATATCTCGACCAGTTCGTGATCGGTCAGGATCTTGCCAAAAGAGCCTTGTGTGTAGCAGTCTATAACCATTATAAGCGTCTGGACTACAATGCTACTCGCAATACCACCGATGTCGAGCTGGAAAAGTCGAACATACTGTTTTTGGGTCCAACAGGATCCGGCAAGACCCTGCTTGCTCAGACCATGGCAAAAATGCTCGACGTGCCGTTCGCTATTGCCGATGCGACCGTGCTTACCGAAGCTGGCTATGTCGGCGAAGATGTCGATAGTATTATTGTCAGACTCTTGCAGGCAGCTGACTATGACGTTGAACGAGCCGAACGTGGAATCATCTTCATCGATGAAATTGACAAAATTGCCCGTAAGGGCGGTAACCCGTCAATTACACGAGACGTTAGCGGTGAAGGCGTACAGCAAGGCCTGCTGAAGCTTCTTGAGGGTACTGTGGCGTCGGTGCCGCCGAAGGGTGGCCGAAAGCATCCTGAACAGCCTTTGGTGCAGGTCAATACCAAGAACATCTTGTTTATCTGTGGTGGCGCATTTGAAGGTCTTGACAAGATTGTGGCCAGCCGTGTCGATAAGGGTGGTATGGGGTTCGGCGCTCGCATCAGGCATGTGTCCGAAAAAAGCTTGTCAGATATGTTTAAGCAAGTTGAACCGGATGATCTGGTTAGATTTGGGATGATGCCTGAATTGATCGGCCGTCTTCCGGTCTATGTGTCTCTGGATGAATTGAGCGAGGACGCCTTGATCAATATTTTGTCAAAGCCCAAGAATTCTATCCTGAAACAGTATACCAAGGTATTTGAACTTGACGGAATTGAACTGACTATTACTGATGAGGCCAAGGTTGCTATCGTAGCCGAAACCGTGAAACGTAAAACTGGGGCCCGTGGTCTTCGATCCGTTGTGGAGCAAGTGTTGCAGCCGTATATGTTTAGTATGCCCGGTAAGACTGAAACCAAGCTTGTCATTGACGAACAGGTTGTGCTGAATACATTCATTGCAGAGGAGGAATAATGTATAGTAAGATTACTGAGAATATTGCAGCCGCCCGGAATGAAGTTGAATTGGCGATTAAATACGAAAATGCTGGATCCAAGGCAAATCCGATGCAATCGGAATACGTCGACATGTGTTACCGATCGGCATTAAAGGCATTTGAATCCGTCGCTAACGATGACCATACCGGGTTGAGCTGGCAGATTACCGCACAAATATTGAACCGTCTGATGAATGATTTGCCGTTATCGCCCATCGATGATGTCCCGGATGTATGGCAGTTGTCAGAATACAATTCTGACTATAAGCATTTTAATTGCAAACGATATCATAGTCTTTTCAAGGTCGTTCGTGATGACGGTGTGGTGTCTTCTGCCACGTACCATGATCTTAAACGTCAGTATTGTGTTGACGTTGATGACCCGAATACTACGTTTGCCAGCGATATCGATGGTGTTGTTGACGAAATCGCACCGATTACGTTCCCTTACATGCCGTCAACGGAAAAATACAAAGTGTTCGTTAAACATGTAATGGTAGGAAGTACCGCATTTGCTCGTGTGGATCATGTCCTTACGCCGAATGGCGAAAAGGTATATCCAGAACGCTATAAGATCAATTTTACGCTTGTTACCAAGGCAGAATTTGATGATTCGTATTTGAAAGCGTTGAGGGCTGCATGTAAGGCCTATATCGAGGCTAATCCGACGTATGGCTATAGCTATGACGATGAGACTGATGAGGTAATTGACGGGTTGTGTCATGGGCCACACCAAAGTGCCGAATGTTTCTACAAATCAATAGTAGCACGAAAATGATATCAAGCCGTCCGGTTGGACGGCTTTTCTGTTTCAAAATATAAACTCCCTTGTAAAAGGGGGTGTATATGCCTACAAAGTTTTTGGGTATTAGTGTCAATGGCGGCGGTGCGCTCGGAATTGGACCGTTGGCTTTCATGTGTCGTCTTGAACAGGATCTAGGCAAGAAACTATCAGACGTATCTGTAGCATATGCAGGTACATCTACCGGTGCTATTATCGCCGCCGGCCTTGCCGATGGGTTGTCCGCACACGATATGTTTGACCTGTACAAGGCGAACCTGAAAAAAATCTTTGAGAAGTACCCGTGGTACAAACGTCTGAACCTGACATGTCCTACATACAATAACGCACACCTGAAGAAGATGCTGCAGGAAGTGTTTAAGGGAAAAATGTCAGATTTCAAGAAGCCTATCTTTATTCCAGCAACATGTACCAATGGTGCCAGCGTGGAAAAGGTCTGGGATCTCGGGGATAAGGATATCGACAAGTGGTTTGCAATTTTGTCGTCTACTGCTGCGCCGACATATTTCGATTGCGTATATAATGGCAAGGATTGCTACATTGACGGTGGCATGTGGAAAAACTGCCCGATCGACGTATTGAACGCCGGCTTGAAGAATTCCGAGTACCGTGATCGTCTGAAGATCTTGTCCTTTAATACTGGTCTGGATACGCCAAATGTCGAATCGGGGAACAAAACCTTGATTGGGTGGGGTAAGTATATCCTGTCTGACTGGGTGGCCCGTGCAGGCAAGAGTGGCGATTATGAGGTGATGGCGGACCTTGGCAAGGAAAATGTTGCTGTGGCGTCACCGAAGAATGATAAAAAGATTCCTATGGATGATACCAGTGATGAAACTATCGAATATGTATGTAATTTATGGAATACATACTATGACGAAAATAAGTCGAAATTCATTGATTTCATAAAAGCGTAGAACTATGAGAACCGTAGCAAAAATCATTGAAACAATCTTGTCGGTCCTGATTTTGATTATTTTGTCGCCGGTATTGCTGGCCTCAGTGTTAATCATGCTTGGGATCTTTACATTCGATGCATTGACAGATGACTAACCAATTCCCCCGGGTTTCCGGGGGAATTTCATATAAACTTTTTGCATGAATATTTTTGTTGATAATATATTGCCTAGCTTAGTGGACGATGAATTCCTTCTGGAGGCCATGTCCCGTGCTTACATGGTGGCGCACGGTCCTAATCGTGTCATCGCTGTGCATGAATATCGTGAGGTTCCTGAAGTTAAGGAAATTGCCCATGGAATCAAGCAAGGCGATGCTGGGAGTATGGAACAGGCTGCGTCTGAGATGGCACAATACGTGAATAGTACCGATGTGCTGGTCCCAATTCCTAATCATGGTGGCCGTGCGCTCACTACGTTAGAACTGGCAAATCGTATTGCATCAAAAACAGGATGCGCCGTATACGACATCCTGTCTGGGTTGCCCCGTGAAACATTGTATTCTATGAAAGCCGCCGGGAAGACTGTTTCCGCAGACATGATCAAGATGTCATTGTCTGGGAGCCGTCCTGCGTCAGGGAAGGTTATCCTCGTCGATAACGTCTATGCTACCGGGACGACGGCTACGGCTGCCTTGGAAGTAATTCCTGATGCCGACTTGCTAGTATATGCGGTCGACTCCAAGGCTGGCAATTCCGATATCTATGAAATGATGCGACCGTAGTGGTCGTATTCCTTAGTCTTTTCGAAATACTTGTTGAACATTGCCTCGTCATCAAGGGTTGATGATTCAAGGTATTCCGTGTCATCGTCCTTGTCGTTGACCTTGCCTACAGCGAATATGTCGCAGTACACATTCGATTCGAACAGTCCGACAACTGTAGATTCGGCCAGCTTGATTATGAAGCCATATTGCTGATAGGTGTCGTCCCCTTCGCCGTGCATAGTCAGCTTGCCGAACTGGACGGTTGGGTTTCCGATGTCGCCGACATGATAGTCAATCTTCTTTCGTGCGGTCTCGTATGCGCTCATTTTAAACCTTTGATTCTGAGTAAGTGACAACGACCTTGACCACGGACAGCCCGAGCTTGTATAGGTCATGGTATTCATCTGATCTGTTCTTCAGCTTCTCTATGTCATTTTGTGCATATTCGGCCATTGCGTATTGAGACGCACTGCGGGAATGTGTCACGATGACACGGTCCATTGGAAAACTATTGACATTCAGATAGGTGTCGTTGGCCGTCTTGATTACATAAAAGGTTTCTGTGTATGTTTCTGGTGTGATCATGTTTGATATCCTATTGCGTATTATCGGCCTATTTTTATACTAATCGGCGTTTCATCTGTACGTGATAACTCGACCATCTTGGACCCGACATCAACCTGCTTTAGGCAATGCTCAATTCCGTTGTGGACAACAAGCTTAAACATTGCATCAGGCTTGATTTCGAATTCGTCGAGGGTTTCTAGGTTTACCAGAAATACCTTGCGTCTACCGGAGGTTTCATCATAGAACCAATAACCTGAAAACTGAGGTAACTTGGTGCTGCCATCCTCGAACAGATATGACAAGTCGGTGGGGGTCTGCCCCGGTATCACCATATTGTCGATATTGACTGAACGGCGATAGCGTTTTGCTATGATGTCCAATGTCTTGCGTGTCAGTAGCGACTGTACGTTGAACTCCGGTATGTAGATGCATGCCGTGTCGGACAACGTGGTCGGACGGTAAATTTTTGCGGTATGTCCATCAAAATGGATCTGATAAGACCCGTCTTTTCCTGACGGGTTGGATGGAGTAATTGACGAGGATGTGAGCCCTCGATAAATTTCAGGATACGTTTCCTGAATGTATTCCATCATTTCACGATATGTTAATGTAGGTTTCATGACGTTAAAATTAGTTTTTATTTTCGCATCCGTCTACAGTGCTTGAAAAATGTGCATTATGTTTCTATATTCTGGCAAAAGCTAAGAGGTATAACTATGGCTATGTTGAATGAAGATGAAGAATATTGCATTAAGATCCAGTATCTTAATGATGAGGTGAACCGTCTGGCAAAGATCGAAAAGGGTGACTGGATTGACCTTTATGCTGCGGAAGAAGTCGTGCTGAAGGCAGGAGAATGGAAACTAGTCCATCTTGGCGTTGCAATGCAGCTCCCCGATGGGTTCGAAGCTCACTTGGCTCCACGTAGTTCTACGTTCAAGAACTGGGGTGTTCTTATGACCAACAGTGTCGGCGTCGTCGATAATTCCTACTGTGGACCGAATGACTGGTGGAAGATGCCTGTGTATGCAACTAAGGATATCACAATCGAAAAGCACTCCAAGATTGCACAGTTCCGCATCATGAAGAAGCAGCCGGCGGTTACCTTCGTCGAATGCTCACTGGCTGACAATGCTGACCGTGGTGGATTCGGTTCGACGGGTACCAAATAAACTCAGGTAGACATTTCCTGAGGTATCCATGGACCTTATTTCACAGTGCATTAATTATTTGGTTTCGGCAATGACTGGCGATACTGCATCGTTTGTGTGCAAGTGCGCCGGTACCGCCGGGTCGATCATGTTCGCATTCTGCAACTTGCCGACAATCATGAAGATCATGAAGACGAAGTCCGTAAAAGATGTGTCCCTAATGTTCATTATCATGTCGTTGTTGGGTAACATATGTTGTGCTACATACGTATTTCAGGACAATTTAGCCAGAGGCGGGTGGCAGCTGCCTTTGTACTTGAATTACGGAATGGCGTTGACCCTGTGCATTATATTGCTTAGACTATGGTTCAAATATAAATGATGAGATAAAATATGAGCGAAAAAACTTTCAAGCCGCTGGATGTTGCTATGACGGCTGATACGGCTGATACGGCTGATACAGCACAGCCTGCCCGAGAGAATTGCAAGACGCCTAATGATGTCCCGGAGAATTTGTCATCAATCATGTCATCTTTCCAGAAGGCCATTGAATCATTCAACGGCGAAATTGATAAGGCATATAAGCCGGAAGTAGGCTATGATGAAAATTGCATGAGATATACCGG
The Fibrobacter sp. DNA segment above includes these coding regions:
- a CDS encoding AAA family ATPase, which encodes MNNTNVGVAKNHLFVFEGIDNSGKTTLSKRLADNYFNVGAVWSKEPVFSTEMADKLNSPDSHLSDAEREVIFLEGRIKQQELYNSKTCFLDRYLWTGAAYAKAFSPSIYDFCEALYKSKMIFKRPAMTFFIDTPVEICVEREQMRPNPDPNVNIERLSLVRQSYMDTMHVVDDSPILFLDGKQTPDQLYEIACKTINDILGR
- the clpX gene encoding ATP-dependent Clp protease ATP-binding subunit ClpX, which gives rise to MPKKNKTDEKKCVGCGGPVTPNAVLLQTGDFICERCVEYMYKIVAMHKNPYAAHPSYGMGSPVPPKSKKPETKASELPHPEEIKEYLDQFVIGQDLAKRALCVAVYNHYKRLDYNATRNTTDVELEKSNILFLGPTGSGKTLLAQTMAKMLDVPFAIADATVLTEAGYVGEDVDSIIVRLLQAADYDVERAERGIIFIDEIDKIARKGGNPSITRDVSGEGVQQGLLKLLEGTVASVPPKGGRKHPEQPLVQVNTKNILFICGGAFEGLDKIVASRVDKGGMGFGARIRHVSEKSLSDMFKQVEPDDLVRFGMMPELIGRLPVYVSLDELSEDALINILSKPKNSILKQYTKVFELDGIELTITDEAKVAIVAETVKRKTGARGLRSVVEQVLQPYMFSMPGKTETKLVIDEQVVLNTFIAEEE
- a CDS encoding patatin-like phospholipase family protein is translated as MPTKFLGISVNGGGALGIGPLAFMCRLEQDLGKKLSDVSVAYAGTSTGAIIAAGLADGLSAHDMFDLYKANLKKIFEKYPWYKRLNLTCPTYNNAHLKKMLQEVFKGKMSDFKKPIFIPATCTNGASVEKVWDLGDKDIDKWFAILSSTAAPTYFDCVYNGKDCYIDGGMWKNCPIDVLNAGLKNSEYRDRLKILSFNTGLDTPNVESGNKTLIGWGKYILSDWVARAGKSGDYEVMADLGKENVAVASPKNDKKIPMDDTSDETIEYVCNLWNTYYDENKSKFIDFIKA
- a CDS encoding dUTP diphosphatase; the encoded protein is MLNEDEEYCIKIQYLNDEVNRLAKIEKGDWIDLYAAEEVVLKAGEWKLVHLGVAMQLPDGFEAHLAPRSSTFKNWGVLMTNSVGVVDNSYCGPNDWWKMPVYATKDITIEKHSKIAQFRIMKKQPAVTFVECSLADNADRGGFGSTGTK